Proteins encoded in a region of the Acidobacteriota bacterium genome:
- a CDS encoding insulinase family protein, with amino-acid sequence MKEQIRETRLANGLTVLTDRMAGVRSATLGFFFRVGSRNEPTNLNGISHFIEHAVFKGTSRRSAIEIAREQDRLGGNLDAFTTHEETGFAIKVIDEQLPAAFGLIAEMLTDPRFEEADLESEQRVIIEEMKMIDDSPEEYLGDIFHREFFPGHQLGLSIAGTPETVRSFGREVTLNYHAAAFAPQNLVIAAAGNIEHDAVAELAERLEFRTPNGITPQFTLMAAPAVAAPLVIEYKPELEQAHLIMATPFIGARDERRYAAELLANAIGGGTSSRLWQKVREERGLAYSVGASALLFSDCGMFMVSAATSPEQVDEVVDIVLDEMRSIVRNGVRADEIQLMKDQTRASILLGLEDSAGRAGTLASMELLHGHQIAVEETLAKVEAVTEEAVAELAEEFFRSEHIAFGAIGDLDPTAVTRDRLSVA; translated from the coding sequence ATGAAGGAACAAATCAGGGAAACGCGGCTAGCCAACGGGCTCACTGTTCTGACGGATCGGATGGCGGGTGTGCGTTCGGCAACGCTCGGTTTCTTTTTCCGCGTCGGCTCGCGAAACGAACCGACCAACCTGAACGGCATTTCGCACTTCATCGAACACGCCGTCTTTAAAGGAACCTCTCGGCGTTCGGCGATAGAGATCGCCCGCGAGCAAGACCGGCTTGGCGGCAATCTTGACGCCTTCACGACCCACGAAGAGACCGGGTTCGCGATAAAGGTCATCGACGAACAGCTTCCGGCCGCCTTCGGCCTTATCGCCGAAATGCTGACCGATCCACGCTTTGAAGAGGCCGACCTTGAGAGCGAGCAGCGCGTCATCATCGAGGAAATGAAGATGATCGACGACTCGCCCGAGGAATATCTCGGCGATATTTTCCATCGCGAATTCTTTCCCGGCCATCAGCTCGGGCTCTCCATTGCCGGCACTCCCGAGACCGTCAGGAGCTTTGGGCGAGAGGTCACGCTAAACTACCACGCGGCCGCATTCGCTCCGCAAAATCTTGTTATTGCCGCGGCCGGCAACATCGAACACGACGCGGTCGCTGAACTCGCCGAAAGGCTCGAGTTTCGCACGCCGAACGGCATTACTCCGCAGTTCACGCTGATGGCTGCCCCGGCCGTCGCTGCCCCGCTCGTCATCGAATACAAACCGGAGCTCGAGCAGGCCCACCTCATAATGGCAACGCCATTTATCGGTGCCCGCGACGAACGAAGGTATGCTGCTGAGCTTCTCGCCAATGCCATCGGCGGCGGAACATCGAGCCGGCTCTGGCAAAAGGTCCGCGAAGAACGCGGGCTCGCCTATAGTGTTGGTGCATCGGCACTGCTTTTTAGCGACTGCGGGATGTTTATGGTTTCGGCCGCGACCTCGCCGGAACAGGTGGACGAGGTCGTCGATATCGTGCTTGATGAGATGCGCTCGATCGTCCGCAACGGCGTCAGGGCCGATGAGATCCAGTTGATGAAAGATCAAACGCGTGCGTCGATCCTGCTCGGGCTTGAGGACTCAGCCGGCCGGGCCGGAACGCTCGCCAGCATGGAGCTGCTCCACGGACACCAGATCGCGGTCGAGGAAACTCTCGCAAAAGTAGAGGCGGTCACCGAGGAAGCGGTCGCGGAACTAGCAGAGGAGTTTTTCCGCTCCGAACACATCGCGTTCGGAGCCATCGGAGACCTCGACCCCACCGCCGTCACCCGCGACCGCCTTTCGGTTGCTTAA
- a CDS encoding MBL fold metallo-hydrolase: MKKWTVRLGGVFLLALFVLIGTAFWSDSDVAVLTDRVSVPGLETVRAGWPGTPVDQRGRFMNDEFVFLPKTRELLKWQLSSNEFEAERERDTFRPEVRDPSAFLAGEEDGIIWLGHASFYIRLEGRGILVDPIFGSPPLVERWVDVPSPLEKIRRVDYVLLSHDHRDHTDETTLRAIAEKFPEATFIAGMGSEEMLRGWIKPTNKIAVAGWFQRFEIGDEAVEVYFVPVRHWSRRGLFDTNRRLWGGYVVKSRSASIYHGGDSGYGRHYRETGEIFPGIDYFLMPIGAYEPRWFMEANHTNPADAVKAFGDIGAKWLVPMHYGTFDLSDESAGMPLRQLTAEAEKARITDKLKVLAINEYIEITKPETGEENK; this comes from the coding sequence ATGAAGAAATGGACGGTCCGCCTTGGTGGTGTTTTTCTCTTAGCATTGTTCGTTTTGATCGGGACGGCCTTTTGGAGCGATTCCGATGTAGCGGTGCTGACCGATCGTGTTTCGGTTCCGGGGCTTGAGACCGTTCGGGCTGGATGGCCCGGAACGCCAGTCGATCAACGCGGGCGGTTCATGAACGACGAGTTCGTCTTTCTGCCAAAGACGCGTGAGCTTCTGAAATGGCAATTGAGCTCGAACGAGTTTGAGGCCGAGCGCGAACGCGACACATTTCGCCCGGAGGTCCGCGATCCTTCGGCGTTTTTGGCTGGAGAAGAGGATGGCATTATTTGGCTCGGGCACGCTTCGTTCTACATTCGGCTTGAGGGCCGCGGTATCTTGGTCGATCCGATCTTCGGCTCGCCGCCGCTGGTCGAACGATGGGTCGATGTGCCATCGCCGCTCGAAAAGATCAGGCGGGTCGACTACGTACTTCTCTCGCACGACCATCGCGACCACACCGATGAAACGACGCTTCGGGCCATCGCTGAGAAGTTTCCGGAGGCGACGTTCATCGCCGGAATGGGCAGCGAGGAGATGCTTCGCGGGTGGATAAAGCCGACGAATAAGATCGCGGTCGCGGGCTGGTTCCAGCGGTTTGAGATCGGCGACGAGGCGGTCGAGGTTTATTTCGTGCCGGTGCGGCATTGGTCGCGCCGCGGGCTTTTTGATACCAACCGGCGGCTTTGGGGTGGCTACGTCGTCAAGAGCCGTTCGGCCTCGATCTATCACGGCGGCGATAGCGGCTACGGCCGGCACTATCGCGAAACGGGCGAGATCTTTCCCGGGATCGACTATTTTCTGATGCCGATCGGAGCCTACGAACCGCGATGGTTCATGGAGGCGAACCACACGAACCCAGCCGACGCGGTCAAGGCATTTGGCGATATCGGGGCAAAGTGGCTGGTGCCGATGCATTACGGCACCTTTGACCTCTCGGACGAATCGGCGGGGATGCCGCTTCGTCAATTGACCGCCGAAGCGGAAAAAGCGAGAATCACCGACAAGCTGAAGGTACTTGCAATTAACGAGTATATCGAGATCACAAAGCCGGAAACCGGTGAGGAGAACAAATAA